In Rahnella aquatilis CIP 78.65 = ATCC 33071, one DNA window encodes the following:
- the pdxA gene encoding 4-hydroxythreonine-4-phosphate dehydrogenase PdxA: MENNTSVTKSVVITPGEPAGVGPDLVLALAQQAWPVELVVCADPALLLERAEKLGLSIQLRDYQQGRPPEPQAAGTLTVLPVKLAAPVTAGKLDVANAPYVVETLARACDGAISGEFSALITGPVQKSIINDAGIPFIGHTEFFADRSHCDRVVMMLATEELRVALATTHLPLLAVPGAITRQCLHEVITILHHDLKTKFGITAPQIYVCGLNPHAGEGGHMGHEEIDIIIPALEELRQQGMNLIGPLPADTLFQPKYLQHADAVLSMYHDQGLPVLKYQGFGRAVNITLGLPFIRTSVDHGTALELAATGTADAGSFKTAINLAIHMANNSNDK, from the coding sequence ATGGAAAATAATACTTCCGTGACAAAATCTGTGGTCATTACCCCCGGCGAACCGGCCGGGGTTGGGCCGGATCTGGTACTCGCTCTGGCTCAGCAGGCATGGCCTGTTGAGTTAGTGGTATGTGCCGATCCGGCCTTACTGCTTGAACGTGCTGAGAAACTGGGGCTGAGTATTCAGTTGCGCGATTATCAGCAAGGCCGGCCGCCAGAGCCTCAGGCGGCAGGCACACTGACCGTTTTACCGGTTAAACTCGCCGCACCGGTGACAGCCGGTAAACTGGATGTGGCTAACGCGCCCTACGTGGTAGAAACACTGGCGCGTGCCTGCGACGGTGCCATCAGCGGTGAATTTTCCGCACTGATCACCGGACCGGTTCAGAAAAGCATTATCAACGATGCTGGTATCCCCTTCATCGGCCATACCGAATTCTTTGCTGACCGCAGCCATTGCGACCGTGTGGTGATGATGCTGGCGACCGAAGAATTGCGCGTAGCACTGGCGACCACGCATCTGCCTCTGCTGGCAGTGCCGGGGGCGATTACCCGTCAGTGTCTGCATGAAGTGATCACTATTTTGCATCATGATCTGAAAACGAAATTTGGTATTACCGCGCCGCAAATTTATGTGTGTGGTCTGAATCCACATGCCGGCGAAGGTGGCCACATGGGGCACGAAGAGATCGACATTATCATTCCAGCCCTGGAGGAACTGCGCCAGCAAGGGATGAATCTCATCGGCCCGCTGCCCGCTGATACGTTATTCCAGCCTAAATATCTGCAACACGCCGATGCTGTTTTATCGATGTATCACGATCAGGGCCTTCCGGTGCTAAAATATCAGGGATTCGGCCGCGCAGTGAATATCACACTCGGCCTGCCTTTTATCCGGACTTCCGTTGATCACGGTACCGCCCTTGAACTCGCCGCCACCGGCACCGCCGATGCAGGCAGTTTCAAGACAGCAATAAATCTCGCCATTCACATGGCAAATAACAGCAACGATAAATAA